The proteins below come from a single Leptotrichia sp. oral taxon 223 genomic window:
- a CDS encoding MATE family efflux transporter translates to MLFKAQSNEERRQMILHGKVINTLLFLSVPTLLVGIIQALIPLSDSLFLNRLTSVEVASSVTFSQPVLNIMIALSQGLGVATLVMLGRLYGKGRMLAVKETMLQIFVFSFFIGLLLIPVCMFTAFLISNNTTSEIRNNVYTYISLYSLIMPFVFLAAIYNSSKNAIGRPEVTFIRIFLLLILKIIFNSIFLYVLKMGITGAVMASLFSYIVVTVWMFHDLFLKSGDIKLNLRSYTIKLPIIKRLLKIGFPSMLNYAFLYLGFFLINKEMEKFGAIALNAQGIASNINAICFILPSSIGTTVSSMISINMGIGNIKKSKDVFKVGWITGVTISILTIALILPISLPLVLSFTKVPKVIEIADKALHIYTYSVIGFSVFMIAQGVFIALGRTKVPLVMSILRIWLLRYIFILLTQKYLGLYSIFWGNLFSNTLAGIIFFILVKSIDWKKGIKVGK, encoded by the coding sequence ATGTTATTTAAAGCTCAATCAAATGAAGAACGCCGTCAGATGATTTTACATGGGAAAGTTATCAACACTTTACTTTTTTTGTCTGTGCCGACACTGCTAGTTGGGATTATACAGGCTCTTATACCGCTTTCAGACAGTTTATTCCTAAACAGGCTGACAAGTGTGGAAGTTGCCAGTTCTGTTACATTTAGCCAGCCTGTACTGAATATTATGATTGCATTGTCACAAGGGCTGGGAGTGGCCACGCTGGTTATGCTTGGACGGTTGTATGGGAAAGGGCGTATGTTGGCTGTTAAGGAAACAATGCTGCAAATTTTTGTATTCAGTTTTTTCATTGGACTTTTATTAATTCCTGTGTGCATGTTTACAGCTTTTTTAATTTCAAATAATACAACTTCTGAAATCCGTAACAATGTCTATACTTATATTTCGCTTTATTCGCTCATAATGCCCTTTGTATTTTTGGCAGCCATTTATAATTCTTCAAAAAATGCAATTGGACGTCCCGAAGTTACATTTATCAGAATTTTTCTTTTATTAATTTTAAAAATAATTTTTAATTCAATTTTCTTGTATGTTTTAAAAATGGGAATTACTGGTGCAGTAATGGCATCACTTTTTTCCTACATAGTTGTTACAGTCTGGATGTTTCACGATTTATTTTTAAAAAGCGGAGATATAAAACTTAATTTACGAAGTTACACAATAAAACTGCCAATTATAAAACGATTATTAAAAATCGGGTTTCCATCAATGTTAAATTACGCCTTTTTGTATCTTGGTTTTTTTCTTATAAACAAGGAAATGGAAAAATTCGGAGCCATTGCCTTAAATGCTCAGGGAATTGCCTCCAATATCAATGCAATCTGTTTTATCCTGCCGTCGTCAATAGGAACCACTGTTTCCTCGATGATTAGCATAAATATGGGAATTGGAAATATAAAGAAATCTAAGGATGTGTTTAAAGTGGGCTGGATAACTGGAGTTACTATTTCAATTTTAACTATCGCCTTAATTTTACCTATTTCATTGCCGCTTGTACTAAGTTTCACAAAAGTTCCAAAAGTAATAGAAATCGCTGACAAGGCTCTTCATATTTACACATACTCAGTAATCGGGTTTAGCGTCTTTATGATAGCACAAGGAGTCTTTATAGCACTTGGAAGAACAAAAGTACCATTAGTCATGTCAATTTTAAGAATCTGGCTGTTAAGATACATCTTTATTTTACTGACACAAAAATACCTTGGACTTTATTCGATATTCTGGGGAAATTTATTTTCAAATACATTGGCAGGAATAATATTCTTTATTTTAGTAAAATCCATTGACTGGAAGAAGGGAATAAAAGTGGGAAAATAA
- a CDS encoding glucose PTS transporter subunit IIA translates to MGLFDLFKKGKKDDDAKQEFDGKVIAPISGNLLPLSEVPDEVFAQKMVGDGVAIEPTASGVMLAPASGRVEKIFDTNHAFSIVTPAGIEIFVHFGMDTVQLEGKGFERIAEEGAIVKVGDPLIKYDYDFLKANAKSIITPVIISNYEDYASLNPVESGTATAGETVVLNVQK, encoded by the coding sequence ATGGGATTATTTGATTTATTCAAAAAAGGTAAAAAAGATGACGATGCTAAACAGGAATTTGATGGGAAAGTGATAGCACCTATTTCAGGAAACTTATTGCCTCTATCAGAAGTGCCTGATGAAGTTTTCGCTCAAAAAATGGTAGGAGATGGAGTTGCTATTGAACCAACTGCATCAGGTGTAATGTTGGCGCCAGCTTCTGGAAGAGTGGAAAAAATCTTTGATACTAACCATGCTTTCAGTATTGTAACACCTGCTGGAATCGAAATTTTTGTTCACTTCGGAATGGATACAGTTCAATTGGAAGGAAAAGGATTTGAAAGAATTGCTGAAGAAGGCGCAATAGTAAAAGTTGGAGATCCATTAATCAAATACGATTATGATTTCTTGAAGGCAAATGCAAAATCAATTATCACGCCAGTAATCATTTCAAACTATGAAGACTATGCTTCATTAAATCCAGTTGAATCAGGAACTGCAACAGCTGGAGAAACAGTTGTATTAAATGTTCAAAAATAA
- a CDS encoding S-adenosyl-l-methionine hydroxide adenosyltransferase family protein, whose amino-acid sequence MKKLNKLLLLVLFLFSLNIVTAANVKTNGAIVLQTDFGEKDGAVSAMRGVAFGVDNNIKVFDLTHEIPAYSIWDAAYRLYQTAEYWPSGTVFVSVVDPGVGTDRKSVVLKTKSGHYFVTPDNGTLTLIAERLGIDEIREIDEAVNRRKNSEKSYTFHGRDVYVYTAARLATGKITFEQVGKKLPNKVVEIPYQKATINGKTVSGNIPMLDVQYGNVWTNINRDTVKSLNLKKGDILTVEIFNNNKSVYKKDIPFVNSFGDVADGKPLVYFNSLDNISFALNMDNFAEKNKISYGGEWTVKIIKK is encoded by the coding sequence ATGAAAAAATTGAATAAATTATTGTTATTGGTATTGTTTTTATTTTCATTAAATATTGTGACTGCAGCGAATGTTAAAACTAATGGCGCAATAGTTCTTCAAACCGATTTTGGAGAAAAGGACGGGGCTGTATCGGCTATGCGTGGAGTGGCATTCGGCGTGGATAATAATATTAAAGTATTTGATTTGACACATGAAATTCCTGCTTACAGCATCTGGGATGCAGCTTACAGACTTTACCAGACAGCGGAATACTGGCCAAGCGGAACGGTTTTTGTATCAGTTGTGGATCCAGGAGTTGGAACAGATAGAAAATCAGTTGTTTTAAAAACTAAATCTGGACATTATTTTGTAACACCTGACAATGGGACATTGACATTGATTGCGGAAAGACTTGGCATTGATGAAATCAGGGAAATTGATGAAGCTGTGAATAGAAGAAAAAATTCAGAAAAAAGCTATACTTTTCATGGAAGAGATGTATATGTTTACACAGCGGCCAGACTTGCGACAGGAAAAATTACATTTGAGCAGGTAGGTAAGAAATTACCAAATAAAGTTGTGGAAATACCGTATCAAAAAGCAACAATAAACGGCAAAACAGTTTCTGGAAATATTCCAATGCTTGATGTGCAATATGGGAATGTGTGGACTAACATTAACAGGGATACAGTAAAATCACTTAATTTGAAAAAAGGTGACATTTTAACTGTTGAAATTTTTAACAATAATAAATCTGTTTATAAAAAAGATATCCCGTTTGTAAATAGCTTTGGAGATGTTGCGGATGGGAAACCGCTTGTATATTTTAACAGCCTTGATAATATTTCTTTTGCATTAAATATGGATAATTTTGCTGAAAAAAATAAAATTAGCTATGGCGGGGAATGGACTGTAAAAATTATAAAAAAATAA
- a CDS encoding tetratricopeptide repeat protein, which produces MKKNGMEKLFDEYMKRIQSGDTKAMNEIGLIFQNNYENENAKKWFLKAIEAGDYEFANNLGYLYASQHDFENAEKYYLIAVENKDYDALNNLAILYEQNGKNEEAEKYYVKAIEKNCEGAKENLLTFYNSTNQTGKERDIYLQMAWKDDINAMNHLGMIFGNEGNFKEAEKWFLKAAALGDEHAKNNLKVLRNNLRKTN; this is translated from the coding sequence ATGAAGAAAAACGGAATGGAAAAATTATTTGATGAGTATATGAAAAGGATACAGTCTGGGGATACGAAGGCCATGAATGAGATTGGACTTATTTTTCAGAATAATTATGAAAATGAAAATGCAAAAAAGTGGTTTTTGAAGGCTATTGAGGCAGGAGATTATGAGTTTGCAAATAATCTGGGCTATCTTTATGCCAGCCAGCATGATTTTGAGAATGCTGAAAAATATTATTTGATTGCAGTTGAAAATAAAGATTACGACGCTTTAAATAATCTGGCAATTTTGTATGAGCAGAACGGGAAAAATGAGGAAGCTGAGAAATATTACGTAAAGGCAATTGAAAAGAACTGTGAAGGTGCGAAGGAAAATCTCTTGACATTCTACAATTCAACTAACCAGACAGGAAAGGAAAGAGATATATATTTGCAAATGGCCTGGAAAGACGACATCAATGCAATGAACCATCTAGGAATGATTTTTGGAAATGAAGGGAATTTTAAGGAAGCTGAAAAATGGTTTTTGAAGGCTGCAGCGCTTGGAGATGAGCATGCAAAGAATAATTTAAAAGTGTTAAGAAATAACTTGAGAAAAACAAACTAA
- the rph gene encoding ribonuclease PH encodes MRKNNRKNDEMREVKVTKNYIIHPEGSVLIEFGNTKVICNATVEEKIPRWLKGTGSGWITAEYSMLPRATNARVQRESVKGKLSGRTMEIQRLIGRALRAAADLEKLGERTIMIDCDVIQADGGTRTASITGAYLALELAIEKLIDEGKLKEMPIKSKVAAISVGKVRNELLLDLEYEEDSKADVDMNIVMNDKGEFIELQGTGEEATFTHAELLKFIELSKKAFDKLFSL; translated from the coding sequence GTGAGAAAAAATAATAGAAAAAACGATGAAATGAGAGAAGTAAAAGTAACAAAAAATTACATTATCCATCCAGAAGGTTCAGTCCTAATTGAATTTGGCAACACAAAAGTCATCTGCAACGCAACAGTTGAGGAAAAAATACCAAGATGGCTGAAAGGAACAGGCTCAGGATGGATAACAGCAGAATACAGCATGCTTCCAAGAGCTACAAATGCACGTGTTCAGAGGGAATCAGTAAAGGGAAAGCTTTCTGGAAGAACAATGGAAATCCAGCGTTTAATCGGAAGGGCGTTAAGAGCAGCAGCAGACTTGGAAAAACTTGGAGAAAGAACAATAATGATTGACTGCGATGTAATTCAGGCGGACGGCGGAACAAGAACAGCTTCAATTACAGGAGCATATTTGGCTTTGGAACTGGCAATTGAAAAATTGATAGACGAAGGGAAATTAAAAGAAATGCCGATAAAATCAAAAGTGGCAGCAATAAGCGTAGGAAAAGTCAGAAATGAGCTTTTGCTTGATTTGGAATACGAAGAGGATTCAAAAGCGGATGTGGATATGAATATTGTAATGAATGACAAAGGCGAGTTTATCGAGCTGCAAGGAACAGGAGAAGAAGCAACTTTTACTCATGCGGAACTGTTAAAATTTATAGAGTTGTCAAAGAAAGCCTTTGATAAACTGTTTAGCTTATAA
- the glyA gene encoding serine hydroxymethyltransferase: MSYIKDVDLEVYNAIVEEEKRQEEGIELIASENFVSKAVMEAAGSVFTNKYAEGYPGKRYYGGCVNADVVENLAIERLKKIFGAKYANVQPHSGSQANMGVYVALLEAGDKILGMSLSAGGHLTHGYKINFSGKNYIGLEYGLNPETELIDYEAVREIALREKPKMIVAGASAYSRIIDFKKFREIADEIGAYLMVDMAHIAGLVAAGLHPNPIEYADVVTSTTHKTLRGPRGGIILTNNEEIAKKIDKTVFPGIQGGPLVHIIAAKAVAFKEALSPEFKKYQEQVAKNAKVMAEELTRGGLRIVSGGTDNHLMLVDLRPMGVTGKVAEAKLEEAGITCNKNAIPNDPEKPFVTSGIRLGTPAITARGFKEEETRQVAQFILTVLGNINDSEKISQVKEQVLKLTEKFPLYKNK; encoded by the coding sequence ATGAGCTATATAAAAGATGTGGATTTAGAAGTGTACAATGCGATTGTGGAAGAGGAAAAAAGACAAGAGGAAGGAATTGAGCTGATTGCTTCTGAAAACTTTGTTTCAAAGGCTGTGATGGAAGCGGCTGGTTCTGTATTTACAAATAAATATGCAGAAGGGTATCCAGGGAAAAGATATTACGGCGGATGTGTAAATGCTGACGTTGTGGAAAATCTTGCTATCGAAAGGCTGAAAAAAATATTTGGGGCAAAATATGCAAATGTGCAGCCACATTCTGGATCTCAGGCAAATATGGGAGTTTATGTGGCGCTTCTTGAAGCTGGAGATAAAATTTTGGGAATGAGCCTTAGCGCAGGTGGGCATTTGACACATGGCTACAAAATAAACTTTTCCGGAAAAAATTATATTGGGCTGGAATATGGCTTAAATCCTGAAACAGAATTGATTGACTACGAAGCAGTCAGAGAAATTGCATTAAGAGAAAAACCTAAAATGATAGTTGCAGGAGCAAGTGCCTATTCAAGAATAATAGACTTTAAAAAATTCAGAGAAATTGCTGATGAAATTGGGGCGTATTTAATGGTGGATATGGCTCATATTGCTGGACTTGTGGCAGCTGGACTTCATCCAAATCCAATAGAATATGCGGATGTAGTAACTTCAACGACGCATAAGACACTAAGAGGGCCTCGTGGCGGAATAATCTTGACAAATAACGAAGAAATTGCAAAAAAAATTGATAAGACAGTATTTCCAGGAATACAAGGTGGACCACTGGTTCATATAATTGCTGCAAAAGCCGTTGCATTTAAAGAAGCGCTTAGCCCAGAATTCAAAAAATATCAGGAGCAGGTGGCAAAAAACGCAAAGGTTATGGCTGAAGAATTGACGAGAGGCGGACTCAGGATTGTAAGCGGAGGTACCGACAACCATTTAATGCTGGTAGATTTACGTCCGATGGGAGTTACAGGGAAAGTAGCCGAAGCAAAACTGGAAGAGGCTGGAATAACTTGTAATAAAAACGCTATTCCAAATGATCCTGAAAAACCATTTGTTACAAGTGGAATAAGATTGGGAACACCTGCAATAACAGCTCGTGGATTTAAGGAAGAAGAAACAAGACAGGTAGCACAATTTATATTGACTGTTTTAGGAAATATAAATGACAGTGAAAAAATTTCCCAGGTAAAAGAGCAAGTTTTAAAATTAACAGAAAAATTTCCCCTTTATAAAAATAAATAA
- a CDS encoding VacJ family lipoprotein: protein MAGKNKLLIFGAMLIAATAGQAKMMEIRNEDTVMFMEENEKEVNDDLFVEFVNGKTAETPDKSIELVSQTNIKTKKNKPDKNKYIAFEQNNYGILAENLEELDEDYIVSSQVFQLTGINDSLEPFNRRMYAFNTQLDRKVLYPVSRVYAAVVPKPIRKGISNFYNNFSEIPTFVNSLLQLKPGKAANALGRFVVNSTAGLLGVADVAKNIGMKRDPETMGDTLGHYGVKPGSYLVLPMFGPSSIRDAIGTGIDTATESAARGVAEKKLFFDTGVFDKTVYGFTRPAVTGLNARSMLSMRYGDLNSPFEYDLVKALYYNYRKIQIIK, encoded by the coding sequence ATGGCAGGAAAAAATAAATTATTAATATTTGGAGCAATGTTAATTGCTGCAACAGCTGGACAAGCTAAAATGATGGAAATTAGAAATGAAGACACTGTAATGTTTATGGAAGAAAACGAAAAAGAAGTCAATGATGATCTCTTTGTAGAATTTGTTAATGGCAAGACAGCGGAAACGCCTGATAAGAGTATTGAATTAGTTTCACAGACGAATATAAAGACAAAGAAGAATAAGCCTGATAAAAATAAATATATTGCTTTTGAACAGAACAATTATGGAATATTGGCAGAAAACTTGGAAGAACTGGACGAAGATTACATTGTATCAAGCCAAGTGTTTCAGTTAACTGGAATAAATGATTCACTGGAGCCATTTAACAGAAGAATGTACGCCTTTAATACACAGCTTGACAGAAAAGTGCTTTATCCAGTTTCACGTGTCTATGCAGCAGTTGTTCCAAAGCCAATAAGAAAAGGTATTTCAAATTTTTATAATAATTTTAGCGAAATACCGACATTTGTAAATTCACTGTTGCAGCTAAAACCTGGAAAAGCCGCAAATGCACTTGGAAGATTTGTTGTAAATTCAACAGCAGGACTATTGGGAGTGGCGGATGTTGCTAAAAATATCGGAATGAAAAGAGATCCTGAAACAATGGGGGATACTTTAGGGCATTATGGAGTTAAGCCAGGCTCTTATTTAGTATTGCCAATGTTTGGACCAAGCAGCATAAGAGATGCGATTGGAACAGGGATAGATACAGCAACAGAAAGTGCGGCAAGAGGTGTGGCTGAGAAAAAGCTGTTTTTTGATACAGGAGTTTTTGATAAGACGGTTTATGGATTTACAAGGCCAGCTGTAACAGGGTTGAATGCACGTTCTATGCTCAGTATGAGATACGGGGATTTAAATTCGCCATTTGAATATGATTTAGTGAAGGCACTTTACTATAATTACAGAAAAATCCAAATTATAAAATAG
- a CDS encoding alpha/beta hydrolase, with the protein MLKKLLGLITMFLLTVTGFAEVDVSQIASDYPYKDSAIAATVLGTPADQQYKFKNAKGPKVRKFTTTKKIPEILRQWKDYEYGVWTQKGKKAPLMIIISGTGSLYNSGMSLYLANVFYDRGYNVIAFSSPTTMPYIVSQSKNAYAGYIKDETTQLYSLISQAISKEKADGMKIDKTYIGGYSLGGFQSLLLHELDEKNNRRIGIDKSLLLNSPISILTATRKLDGFLVKNGIYDARSLEKYMDTIFSRLMYDDTIKIKDIEFSNLTTSLGKLGLGEKDFEVLTGLLFRFYSANMTFAGEVFSGRNATGRLSDKKSYKRFDSVSKEFREGLSVSFDEYAKEILYPYLKKNKNPNLDLNKFINEFDLKNSQDFIDRNNKNIIFITSTDDVLLEEKDLDYIKNTFSNRILIPFGGHTGVLWHKDVANLMVDKLEEN; encoded by the coding sequence ATGTTAAAAAAATTATTAGGGCTAATAACAATGTTTTTGCTAACGGTTACAGGTTTTGCCGAAGTGGATGTTTCACAAATAGCAAGTGATTATCCGTATAAGGATAGCGCAATAGCGGCAACGGTTCTTGGGACGCCTGCCGATCAGCAGTACAAATTTAAAAATGCAAAAGGGCCAAAAGTTAGAAAATTTACGACAACAAAGAAGATTCCTGAAATACTGCGTCAATGGAAGGATTATGAGTATGGCGTATGGACTCAGAAGGGGAAAAAGGCGCCGCTTATGATTATAATTTCGGGGACAGGTTCGCTTTATAACAGTGGAATGTCGCTTTATCTGGCAAATGTATTTTATGACAGAGGTTACAACGTAATTGCATTCAGTTCCCCAACAACAATGCCGTATATTGTAAGTCAAAGTAAAAATGCATATGCAGGGTATATAAAAGATGAAACTACACAGCTGTATTCTTTGATAAGTCAGGCTATTTCAAAAGAAAAGGCCGATGGAATGAAAATTGATAAAACTTATATTGGCGGTTACAGTCTAGGCGGCTTTCAATCGCTTTTGCTTCATGAGCTGGACGAAAAAAATAACCGAAGGATTGGAATTGATAAGTCATTGCTGCTAAATTCGCCAATCAGTATTTTAACTGCGACACGGAAATTAGATGGCTTTTTAGTAAAAAATGGAATTTATGATGCCAGAAGCCTGGAAAAATATATGGATACAATATTTAGCAGACTTATGTATGACGACACAATAAAAATAAAGGACATCGAATTTTCTAATCTTACTACTTCATTGGGAAAATTGGGACTTGGAGAAAAGGATTTTGAAGTGCTGACAGGGCTGTTATTTAGATTTTATTCAGCCAATATGACGTTTGCTGGAGAAGTGTTCAGCGGGAGAAATGCGACTGGAAGACTTTCGGATAAAAAATCGTACAAACGTTTTGATTCAGTTTCAAAAGAATTTAGAGAAGGATTGTCAGTTTCATTTGACGAATATGCAAAGGAAATTTTATATCCGTATTTAAAGAAAAATAAAAATCCTAATCTTGACTTGAATAAATTTATAAATGAATTTGATTTGAAAAATAGTCAGGATTTTATAGACAGAAATAATAAAAATATTATATTTATAACATCAACAGATGACGTTTTGCTTGAAGAGAAAGATTTGGACTATATAAAAAATACATTTTCAAATAGAATTTTAATACCATTTGGCGGACATACTGGAGTTTTATGGCATAAGGATGTGGCAAACTTGATGGTAGATAAATTGGAGGAAAACTAA